One genomic window of Chitinophagaceae bacterium includes the following:
- a CDS encoding type B 50S ribosomal protein L31 produces MKKGIHPQYKEVIFLDTSSNFMFLTKSTMTSKETIQWEDGKTYPLIKIEVSSASHPFYTGRKIFVDTAGRVEKFQKKYAQKK; encoded by the coding sequence ATGAAAAAAGGAATACATCCTCAGTATAAAGAAGTTATTTTTTTGGATACATCTAGTAATTTTATGTTCCTTACTAAATCTACTATGACATCAAAAGAAACCATTCAATGGGAAGATGGTAAAACATACCCACTCATAAAAATAGAAGTAAGTTCTGCTTCTCATCCATTTTATACGGGAAGAAAAATATTTGTAGATACAGCAGGAAGAGTTGAAAAATTTCAAAAAAAATACGCACAAAAAAAATAA
- a CDS encoding DUF3109 family protein, producing MVVIDNTVVADEIVKEFFLCDIIKCKGACCVEGDAGAPLEPDEVTLLQKIIEDIKPFMDAEGLKTLEAQGFYTSESGELATTLVNGRECTFAYRENNILKCSIEKAFTERKTSFRKPISCHLYPIRISSYKEYEFLNYSEWEICSPACDNGKILQIPLYIFLKPALVRKYGEEWYQKLEAIIQKTKS from the coding sequence ATGGTAGTAATTGATAATACGGTAGTTGCCGATGAGATTGTAAAAGAATTTTTCTTGTGTGATATTATAAAATGCAAAGGTGCTTGTTGTGTGGAAGGAGATGCGGGTGCTCCTTTGGAACCAGATGAAGTGACTCTTTTGCAAAAAATAATAGAAGATATAAAACCATTTATGGATGCAGAAGGATTGAAAACATTAGAAGCACAAGGGTTTTATACAAGTGAATCGGGGGAACTTGCTACCACACTCGTCAATGGAAGAGAATGTACCTTTGCTTACAGAGAGAATAATATCTTAAAATGCTCCATAGAAAAAGCATTTACAGAAAGAAAAACCTCTTTCAGAAAACCCATTTCTTGTCACTTATATCCTATTAGAATAAGCTCTTATAAAGAATACGAATTTCTCAATTATTCCGAATGGGAAATATGCTCTCCTGCTTGTGATAATGGAAAAATATTACAAATCCCGCTCTATATATTTTTGAAGCCTGCTCTGGTGAGAAAATACGGAGAAGAATGGTATCAAAAATTAGAAGCCATTATCCAAAAAACAAAATCGTAA
- a CDS encoding septum formation initiator family protein codes for MVLYRLPKVFRSFYLLSLFFLLVWVSFLDENNVFNYISINQKIEYLQNQKKYYQEKIKNIKEEEYIILENIESIERYARENFLMKKKNEDMYVIVCE; via the coding sequence ATGGTACTATATAGATTACCCAAAGTATTTAGATCTTTTTATTTACTCTCTCTCTTTTTTTTATTAGTATGGGTATCTTTTTTAGATGAAAATAATGTTTTTAACTATATATCTATCAATCAAAAAATAGAATACTTACAAAACCAAAAAAAATATTACCAAGAAAAAATTAAAAATATAAAAGAAGAAGAATATATTATTTTAGAAAATATAGAATCAATAGAACGTTATGCGCGTGAAAACTTTTTAATGAAAAAAAAAAACGAAGATATGTATGTTATTGTTTGTGAATAA
- the thrC gene encoding threonine synthase, protein MKVYSSQKKSPTISFQEALFKSIAPDKGLYIPTIIPEVPKKIIDTANADSIYDIFLYLAQSLIGDEIPPQKLAHIVRTAFSFEIPIVSLEENIFCMELFHGPTYSFKDFGGRFMAGCMEYFLEKEEKEVTILVATSGDTGSAIANAFYQVKGVRVVILYPKNKVTPIQEKQFTTLGKNITAIEIDGNFDDCQRMVKEAFADKELEKKNLTSANSINIGRILPQSFYYWYAYISLKKNISSGDKCIFAVPCGNLGNLFGGLVAKKMGLPIDMFYAASNANDIFPKYLETGVFQPKSSVSTIANAMDVGNPNNFERILSLYNHSYSSIKKDIMGFAYTDEEIAAGIRYVYEKHNALLCPHSVTAYLSLKKQITTKTKGLFLATAHAAKFPEVIYSIIPDATLAIPQRMQEVLNLPKVFIPLPPLYPYLKDFLYGSN, encoded by the coding sequence ATGAAAGTATATAGTTCACAAAAAAAATCTCCTACGATTTCTTTCCAAGAAGCCCTGTTCAAGAGTATCGCTCCTGATAAAGGACTTTATATACCTACTATAATCCCTGAAGTGCCAAAAAAAATCATAGACACGGCAAATGCAGATTCTATTTATGATATTTTTTTATATCTTGCACAATCGCTTATAGGCGATGAAATTCCCCCCCAAAAACTTGCACATATTGTAAGAACCGCTTTTTCTTTTGAAATACCCATCGTTTCATTGGAAGAAAATATATTTTGTATGGAACTTTTTCACGGACCTACCTATTCTTTTAAGGATTTTGGTGGGAGGTTTATGGCAGGTTGTATGGAGTATTTTTTAGAAAAAGAAGAGAAAGAAGTAACTATATTAGTTGCTACTTCCGGTGACACGGGCAGTGCCATTGCAAATGCTTTTTATCAGGTAAAAGGAGTTCGTGTTGTTATTTTATATCCAAAAAATAAAGTGACTCCAATCCAAGAGAAGCAATTTACAACACTGGGGAAAAATATTACAGCGATAGAAATAGATGGAAACTTTGATGATTGCCAACGGATGGTAAAAGAAGCATTTGCAGACAAAGAATTAGAAAAAAAAAACCTCACTTCTGCTAATTCTATCAATATCGGAAGGATACTTCCCCAATCTTTTTATTATTGGTATGCCTACATTTCTTTGAAAAAAAATATCTCTTCCGGTGATAAATGTATATTTGCTGTTCCTTGCGGGAATTTAGGGAATCTTTTTGGTGGATTAGTAGCAAAAAAAATGGGATTACCTATTGATATGTTTTATGCTGCATCAAATGCAAATGATATTTTCCCCAAATATTTAGAAACAGGTGTTTTTCAACCAAAAAGTTCTGTATCTACCATTGCGAACGCTATGGATGTGGGAAACCCTAATAATTTTGAGAGAATACTCTCCCTTTATAATCATTCTTATTCATCTATAAAAAAAGACATTATGGGATTTGCCTATACTGATGAGGAAATTGCAGCGGGCATACGGTATGTTTACGAGAAACACAATGCACTTTTATGCCCTCATTCTGTGACAGCTTACCTATCTCTCAAAAAACAAATAACTACAAAAACAAAGGGATTATTTTTAGCAACTGCCCATGCAGCAAAATTTCCAGAGGTTATTTACTCCATTATACCAGATGCAACATTAGCAATTCCACAAAGAATGCAAGAGGTTCTGAACTTACCAAAAGTGTTTATTCCTCTCCCTCCTTTATATCCTTACCTGAAAGATTTTTTATATGGTAGTAATTGA
- the murA gene encoding UDP-N-acetylglucosamine 1-carboxyvinyltransferase, with product MTRLKVYGGESLRGEIIPQGAKNEALQVLCAVLLTEDTVTIHNIPTILDVQKLIELLKNLGVFVEKIENNSYRFTAKHVHLDYLDTPSFTELASSLRGSIMLLGPLLARFKKGKIPIPGGDKIGRRRLDTHFMGLESLGVKFDFDADKKIYNVFVKDLKGAYILLDEASVTGTANVIMASVLASGVTTIYNAACEPYIQQLCFMLNGMGGCISGIGSNLLTIKGVNALKGIEHTVLPDMIEIGSFIGMAAMTQSDIIMKDIDVSKLGIIPSVFQKLGIQMHITHNSIRILPQERYEIESFRDGSTLTLSDAPWPGLTPDLISVLLVTAIQAKGTVLIHQKMFESRLFFVDKLIDMGAQIILCDPHRATVIGLNREHSLRAISMNSPDIRAGISLLIAAMSAKGISYIHNADQIDRGYQNIEQRLNAIGAKIEKIAEK from the coding sequence ATGACTCGCCTTAAAGTATACGGAGGAGAATCTTTGAGAGGTGAAATAATTCCACAAGGAGCGAAAAACGAAGCTCTGCAGGTGCTTTGTGCGGTATTATTAACAGAAGATACTGTTACGATTCATAATATTCCTACCATATTAGATGTCCAAAAACTCATAGAGTTATTAAAAAATTTAGGGGTATTTGTAGAAAAAATAGAGAATAATTCCTATAGATTTACAGCGAAACACGTACATTTGGATTATTTAGATACTCCTTCTTTTACAGAATTAGCGTCTTCTCTTCGTGGTTCTATTATGTTATTGGGTCCTTTATTAGCCCGATTCAAAAAAGGTAAAATACCTATTCCTGGCGGGGATAAAATAGGACGAAGGAGATTAGATACTCATTTTATGGGATTAGAAAGTTTAGGAGTAAAATTTGATTTTGATGCGGATAAAAAAATTTATAATGTTTTTGTAAAAGATTTAAAAGGAGCATATATTCTTTTAGATGAAGCGTCTGTGACGGGAACAGCCAATGTTATTATGGCATCAGTGCTTGCTTCAGGAGTAACTACTATTTATAATGCTGCATGTGAACCTTATATACAACAGCTTTGTTTTATGCTCAATGGTATGGGAGGATGTATATCGGGCATAGGATCTAACCTTTTGACTATAAAAGGAGTAAATGCTTTAAAGGGAATAGAACATACTGTTTTGCCGGATATGATAGAAATAGGAAGTTTTATTGGGATGGCTGCAATGACTCAATCGGATATTATAATGAAAGATATAGATGTGAGTAAATTAGGTATAATTCCCTCTGTATTTCAAAAATTAGGAATACAAATGCATATTACTCATAATTCTATTCGTATTCTACCACAGGAACGTTATGAAATAGAATCTTTTAGGGATGGTTCTACCCTCACATTATCAGATGCTCCATGGCCTGGGCTTACTCCTGATCTTATTAGCGTATTATTAGTAACCGCCATACAAGCAAAAGGAACTGTTCTCATTCATCAGAAAATGTTTGAGAGCAGATTGTTTTTTGTAGATAAACTCATAGATATGGGAGCACAAATAATACTGTGTGATCCACACAGAGCTACTGTCATTGGACTGAATAGAGAACATTCATTACGTGCTATCTCTATGAATTCTCCTGATATTAGGGCAGGTATATCACTTTTAATAGCTGCTATGTCAGCAAAAGGAATAAGCTATATACATAATGCTGACCAAATAGACAGAGGATACCAAAATATAGAACAAAGATTAAACGCTATAGGAGCCAAAATAGAAAAAATAGCAGAAAAATGA
- a CDS encoding cupin domain-containing protein produces MENKDIFYDFSHSTPHEIFPGFIARFRHTEFCTIAYVEIKKNAKLPEHKHPEQQISKVLKGEFLIGIKDADKNDVTIDMKTNESTIAIIPSNVVHYGIALTDCVVMDIFFPRREDFIQKYT; encoded by the coding sequence ATGGAAAATAAAGATATTTTTTACGATTTTTCTCACTCTACTCCACATGAGATATTCCCGGGTTTTATAGCGCGTTTTCGCCATACAGAATTCTGCACTATTGCATACGTGGAAATAAAAAAAAATGCAAAGCTTCCCGAACATAAGCACCCTGAACAGCAAATAAGTAAGGTTCTCAAGGGAGAATTTCTCATCGGGATAAAAGATGCAGACAAAAACGACGTAACAATTGATATGAAAACGAATGAAAGCACCATAGCCATTATACCTTCTAATGTAGTTCATTACGGAATAGCGTTGACCGATTGCGTTGTAATGGATATTTTTTTTCCAAGGCGAGAAGATTTTATACAAAAATACACATAA
- a CDS encoding DUF4290 domain-containing protein: protein MTDKTPLKLREYGRNIQKIIEHIKTIENKELRTSYAYGLVGFMKIINPSTINFSDNDQKFWDDLFIMAGFDLDINSPYPMPDENILYKKPAKIPYNLNTIKYRHYGYTLELFTKKAALITDTEQKENAIIIIGKMMKMFHNTWNRENFDDVVIIQNIKDISENALNIDIERVKNESLFGSPKKKNNNNGSTSSSHSGNNNNNRRKK, encoded by the coding sequence ATGACGGATAAAACACCTTTAAAACTGAGAGAATATGGTAGAAATATTCAAAAAATTATTGAACATATTAAAACTATAGAAAATAAGGAGTTAAGGACTTCTTATGCGTATGGATTGGTAGGATTTATGAAGATCATAAATCCTAGTACTATAAATTTTTCTGATAATGACCAGAAATTTTGGGATGATCTCTTCATAATGGCAGGTTTTGATTTAGATATAAATAGCCCTTATCCTATGCCTGATGAGAATATACTCTATAAAAAACCTGCAAAAATTCCTTATAATTTAAATACTATAAAGTATAGGCATTATGGGTATACTTTAGAACTTTTTACTAAAAAAGCGGCTTTAATAACAGATACAGAACAAAAAGAAAATGCTATTATTATTATAGGCAAGATGATGAAAATGTTTCATAATACATGGAATAGAGAAAATTTTGATGATGTGGTAATAATTCAGAATATAAAAGATATTTCTGAAAATGCTTTAAATATAGATATAGAAAGGGTTAAAAATGAATCTCTTTTTGGTTCACCTAAAAAGAAAAATAATAATAATGGGAGCACGTCTTCTTCTCATTCCGGTAACAATAATAATAACAGAAGAAAAAAATAA
- a CDS encoding iron-sulfur cluster assembly accessory protein translates to MIVITEKAKNKIIEIKKKENVETEHSIRVFVEGGGCSGLKYNLIFDSQIKESDSVFEDRGIKILVDKKSLLYILGTTLDFSDGLNGKGFQFMNPNATRTCGCGESFAV, encoded by the coding sequence ATGATAGTCATAACAGAAAAAGCAAAAAATAAAATAATAGAAATTAAAAAAAAAGAAAACGTAGAGACAGAACATAGTATACGAGTGTTTGTAGAAGGAGGGGGATGCTCTGGTTTAAAATATAACCTTATTTTTGACTCTCAAATAAAAGAAAGTGATAGTGTTTTTGAAGATAGGGGAATAAAAATATTAGTAGATAAAAAGAGTTTATTGTATATTCTTGGAACCACTCTTGATTTTTCTGATGGGCTCAATGGAAAAGGGTTCCAATTTATGAATCCGAATGCTACACGAACTTGTGGATGTGGAGAAAGTTTTGCCGTATAA
- a CDS encoding biopolymer transporter ExbD produces the protein MARKSRAMPEINSGSMADVAFLLLIFYLVTTTISSDKGIAMLLPPKLDPNQPPPDITKNERNVFKILANSKNMLLVENKPMIHIHELRPMIKEFVLNFGNPSEEARKVYASLPPSMKAFITQKGRKEHSSDGPDEAVVSFKADRGTSYELFIQILDEINGAYNDIYGERIGKSAQDFLRLDHKDLVQKKMYDIAREGIPRAISIAEPNNSGKK, from the coding sequence ATGGCAAGAAAAAGTAGAGCAATGCCAGAGATTAATTCTGGTTCTATGGCAGATGTGGCGTTTTTATTACTTATATTTTATTTAGTAACAACTACTATATCGAGTGATAAAGGAATAGCTATGCTATTGCCTCCAAAATTAGATCCCAATCAGCCACCTCCTGACATAACTAAAAACGAAAGGAACGTTTTTAAGATTTTAGCAAATTCAAAAAATATGTTATTGGTAGAAAACAAGCCTATGATTCATATTCATGAGCTTCGTCCTATGATAAAAGAATTTGTATTAAATTTTGGGAATCCTTCCGAAGAAGCACGAAAAGTATACGCATCTTTACCTCCCTCTATGAAAGCATTTATTACCCAAAAAGGGAGAAAAGAGCATTCTTCGGATGGACCTGATGAAGCGGTAGTTTCGTTCAAAGCAGATAGAGGGACAAGTTATGAGCTCTTTATTCAGATTTTAGATGAAATTAATGGTGCTTATAATGATATATATGGAGAAAGAATAGGTAAATCAGCACAAGATTTTTTACGTTTAGATCATAAAGATTTAGTGCAAAAAAAGATGTATGACATAGCAAGAGAAGGTATTCCTCGGGCTATATCTATTGCAGAACCAAATAATTCAGGAAAAAAATAA
- a CDS encoding SDR family oxidoreductase produces the protein MNTQLTEKTALVCGSSQGIGLAIAQELSSLGAGIVLLSRNEKKLKMALETLHPSKQHSYIVADMNNTTLLQQKIKTCIEERNRIDILINNSGGPKAGHLLDAHTSEFEHAFQQHILSSHVISQCLIPSMKESGYGRIVNIISTSIKQTPELLGVSNTIRGALAQWAKTLSLEVGKYGITVNNVLPGYTFTERLQQIIEIRATHFQKSIQEITEEMIQSIPIRRFCTVNEVASVAAFLCTPSASAVNGINIPVDGGLIKSL, from the coding sequence ATGAACACTCAATTAACAGAAAAAACAGCCCTTGTTTGCGGAAGTTCACAAGGAATAGGGTTAGCAATAGCTCAAGAATTATCGTCTTTAGGAGCAGGCATAGTATTACTCTCTCGAAACGAGAAAAAACTCAAGATGGCTTTAGAAACACTACATCCTTCTAAACAACATTCTTACATAGTCGCCGATATGAATAATACAACTCTCTTGCAGCAAAAAATAAAGACGTGTATAGAAGAAAGGAATAGAATAGATATATTGATTAATAATTCGGGGGGACCAAAGGCAGGGCATCTATTAGACGCTCATACATCAGAGTTTGAACATGCTTTTCAACAACATATACTGAGTTCTCATGTGATAAGTCAATGCTTAATCCCTTCTATGAAAGAATCAGGATATGGAAGAATTGTAAATATTATTTCTACCTCTATAAAACAAACTCCCGAATTATTAGGCGTGTCAAATACTATTCGTGGAGCTTTAGCACAATGGGCGAAAACCCTTTCCTTAGAAGTAGGAAAATATGGAATAACCGTTAATAATGTATTACCCGGATATACTTTTACAGAAAGGTTACAACAAATCATAGAAATAAGAGCCACACATTTTCAAAAATCTATACAGGAAATAACAGAAGAAATGATCCAATCTATCCCTATTAGAAGGTTCTGCACTGTAAATGAAGTAGCATCTGTTGCAGCTTTTTTATGCACTCCTTCTGCATCAGCAGTAAACGGAATTAATATACCCGTTGATGGTGGACTTATAAAATCTCTTTAG
- a CDS encoding MotA/TolQ/ExbB proton channel family protein, which produces MTKRVILSVLVFSVFLWQGITMAQDSTSASSDTTKISVSDDLTSVSAEPSTIDGESTSASNEEEASFHQQLKEQFIAGGVEWMTPILICLIVGLGICIERIIVLNLSTTNTKKLLGKIEKALEARGDVGIEQAKEVCKNTAGPVASIFFQGLLRSSEGIDMVEKSIVSYGGVEMGKLEKGLVWVSLFIALAPMLGFLGTVVGMVLTFQAIAVAGDVSPSVLAGGMNVALLTTIGGLIVAIILQMFYNYIVSKVDSISNSMEDASINLVDILIKHKLSK; this is translated from the coding sequence ATGACCAAAAGAGTTATTTTAAGTGTATTAGTATTTTCTGTTTTTTTGTGGCAAGGAATAACAATGGCTCAAGATAGTACATCTGCTTCTTCTGACACCACAAAAATAAGCGTAAGTGATGATCTTACTTCTGTATCAGCAGAACCAAGTACAATAGATGGGGAAAGTACATCTGCATCTAATGAAGAAGAGGCATCTTTTCATCAGCAATTAAAAGAACAATTTATAGCTGGTGGAGTAGAATGGATGACCCCAATACTTATTTGTTTAATAGTAGGTTTAGGTATATGTATAGAGCGTATAATAGTTTTAAATCTATCCACTACCAACACAAAAAAGTTACTAGGAAAAATAGAAAAGGCGTTGGAAGCAAGGGGTGATGTGGGTATAGAACAAGCAAAAGAAGTATGTAAAAATACTGCTGGCCCGGTGGCTTCTATATTTTTTCAAGGATTACTCAGAAGTTCTGAAGGAATAGATATGGTAGAAAAATCTATTGTTTCGTACGGGGGAGTAGAAATGGGAAAATTAGAAAAAGGTTTAGTATGGGTTTCTTTATTTATAGCATTAGCACCTATGTTAGGGTTTTTAGGAACAGTTGTTGGTATGGTTTTAACATTTCAAGCTATTGCTGTTGCAGGTGATGTTTCTCCCTCTGTACTTGCAGGTGGTATGAACGTTGCTCTTTTAACTACTATCGGAGGACTAATAGTTGCTATTATTCTTCAAATGTTCTATAATTATATAGTTTCTAAAGTAGATTCTATATCTAATTCTATGGAAGACGCATCTATAAATTTGGTAGATATACTTATAAAACATAAACTTTCTAAATAA
- a CDS encoding segregation/condensation protein A, with protein MNTFFKTTFEIEIPFFKGPFDLLLFFIERDELDIHDIPISKITNDFLEYLHHLEQIDMEIASDFILVAATLMNIKSKMLLPPVINEETQEEIDPREDIVKQLIEYKKYKSMLPYFIKMEEERSMRKQRGNIHEEQQDILEKNNWEIELQNVNLYLLLKTYIKVMDRLKETTEPHKYTILEFPYTIESQKKYLLDTLHPKKRYAFIDLIQEKPVKIYIIFTFLAILELLTLQSITIFTGEGFNNFWIELKHE; from the coding sequence ATGAATACTTTTTTTAAAACTACATTTGAAATAGAAATTCCTTTTTTTAAAGGTCCTTTCGATCTTCTTCTTTTTTTTATAGAAAGAGACGAATTAGATATTCATGATATTCCGATATCCAAAATAACAAATGATTTTTTAGAATATCTGCACCATTTAGAGCAAATAGATATGGAAATTGCAAGTGATTTTATCCTCGTCGCCGCAACTCTTATGAACATTAAATCAAAGATGCTGCTACCACCTGTTATCAATGAAGAAACTCAAGAAGAAATTGACCCTCGAGAAGATATTGTAAAGCAACTGATTGAATATAAAAAATATAAATCTATGCTTCCATATTTTATTAAAATGGAAGAAGAAAGAAGTATGCGTAAACAACGAGGTAATATACACGAAGAACAGCAAGATATTTTAGAAAAAAATAATTGGGAAATAGAATTACAGAATGTAAATCTGTATCTTTTATTAAAAACATATATAAAGGTAATGGATAGATTAAAAGAGACGACAGAACCTCATAAATATACTATTTTAGAATTCCCCTATACCATTGAAAGTCAAAAAAAATATCTACTCGATACTCTCCACCCCAAAAAAAGATATGCTTTTATAGACTTGATACAAGAAAAACCTGTGAAAATATATATTATATTTACCTTTTTAGCAATATTAGAGCTGTTAACCCTCCAATCAATTACCATTTTTACAGGGGAAGGATTTAATAATTTTTGGATAGAATTAAAACATGAATAA
- a CDS encoding biopolymer transporter ExbD has protein sequence MAKFKKKIQTTASISTASLPDIVFILLFFFMVTTTFKKGGIMVKQNMPKASQLIKIEKKSLISYIYVGIPNSAFYGKEPKIQINDVFIEPKDIIQWVNQEKDKLSEAERDQLTVTLKVDIESKMGIVDDVQQQLREANARKILYSSILLADKGI, from the coding sequence ATGGCAAAATTTAAAAAAAAAATTCAGACGACAGCAAGTATTTCTACGGCATCGCTTCCGGATATTGTATTTATACTTTTATTTTTTTTCATGGTGACTACTACTTTTAAAAAAGGTGGTATAATGGTAAAACAAAATATGCCAAAAGCCAGCCAGCTCATAAAAATAGAGAAGAAATCTTTAATAAGCTATATTTACGTAGGAATTCCTAATTCTGCATTTTATGGGAAAGAACCAAAAATACAGATTAATGATGTATTTATAGAGCCTAAAGATATCATTCAATGGGTAAACCAAGAAAAAGATAAATTGAGCGAGGCAGAAAGAGACCAACTTACTGTTACTCTAAAAGTGGATATAGAATCCAAGATGGGAATAGTAGATGATGTCCAACAACAGCTTCGAGAAGCAAATGCAAGAAAAATTCTTTATAGTTCCATTTTATTGGCAGATAAAGGAATTTAA
- a CDS encoding DUF3347 domain-containing protein produces MNTLKIYITMLLLIVFGTIHAQGMEKISLQSKNNLNEVLNSYFDLKNALVESDFKKSKEKVSILKEKTQKIEVNTFSKQQKDFFNTIQMSLKESFETFSQETDIKKQRVIFEKISENIYRLISTFKANSQPTYRQYCPMALKGKGAYWLSEKKEIRNPYFGDEMLKCGSVEAQF; encoded by the coding sequence ATGAATACATTAAAAATATACATTACCATGTTATTATTGATTGTTTTTGGAACAATACATGCACAGGGTATGGAAAAAATATCCTTACAATCCAAAAACAACCTGAATGAAGTGCTGAACTCTTATTTTGATCTGAAAAATGCTCTTGTGGAGTCGGACTTTAAGAAATCAAAAGAAAAAGTATCTATTCTAAAAGAAAAGACACAAAAAATAGAAGTAAATACTTTTTCAAAACAGCAGAAAGATTTTTTTAATACCATACAGATGTCCTTAAAAGAATCTTTTGAAACATTTTCTCAAGAGACAGATATAAAAAAACAGAGAGTCATCTTTGAGAAGATATCAGAAAATATATATCGGCTCATCTCTACTTTCAAAGCAAATAGTCAACCTACTTATAGACAGTACTGCCCTATGGCATTGAAAGGAAAGGGGGCTTATTGGTTAAGTGAAAAAAAAGAGATACGTAACCCCTACTTCGGTGATGAAATGCTGAAATGTGGTTCTGTAGAAGCACAATTTTAA
- the map gene encoding type I methionyl aminopeptidase: MSENKIYYKTKEEIFLIKESALLGSKTIAYLYNKIHPGVSTAVLDALAEEYIRDNNAVPAFLGLYGFPASLCISVNEEVVHGIPGKYIIKEGDIVSVDCGVLKSGYYSDQAYTFAVGEVHPSVKKLLSVTKQCLYLGIQEAKLGNRIGDVSFIIQNTAQKNGFGVVRALSGHGVGKFVHEAPQVNNYGKRGSGPVIREGLVIAIEPMINMGTYEVETLEDKWTIVTKDGKLSAHYEHNVAIFDRQTHILSNFSIIEEEIAKYNGFIP, translated from the coding sequence TTGTCTGAAAACAAAATTTATTACAAAACAAAAGAAGAAATATTTCTTATAAAAGAAAGCGCTTTATTAGGTTCAAAAACTATAGCGTATTTATATAATAAAATTCATCCTGGTGTTTCTACGGCTGTATTAGATGCTCTTGCGGAAGAATATATAAGAGATAATAATGCTGTTCCTGCTTTTTTAGGATTGTATGGTTTTCCTGCTTCCTTATGTATATCTGTAAACGAGGAGGTAGTACATGGGATACCTGGTAAATATATAATAAAAGAAGGTGATATAGTAAGCGTTGATTGTGGGGTACTGAAAAGCGGATATTATTCTGATCAAGCGTATACGTTTGCGGTAGGAGAAGTTCATCCATCGGTTAAAAAACTTTTATCGGTTACAAAGCAATGTCTTTATTTGGGTATTCAAGAAGCAAAATTAGGGAACAGGATTGGAGATGTAAGCTTTATAATCCAAAACACAGCTCAAAAAAATGGTTTCGGAGTAGTAAGAGCACTTTCTGGACACGGAGTAGGAAAATTTGTACACGAAGCACCCCAAGTAAATAATTATGGTAAAAGAGGAAGTGGTCCTGTTATTAGAGAAGGGTTAGTAATAGCTATAGAACCGATGATAAATATGGGAACTTATGAAGTAGAAACTTTGGAAGATAAATGGACAATCGTTACTAAAGATGGGAAACTATCAGCGCATTATGAGCATAATGTGGCTATTTTTGATAGACAAACACATATACTCAGTAATTTTAGTATTATTGAGGAGGAAATAGCTAAATATAATGGATTTATACCATAG